In the Hordeum vulgare subsp. vulgare chromosome 7H, MorexV3_pseudomolecules_assembly, whole genome shotgun sequence genome, one interval contains:
- the LOC123407095 gene encoding uncharacterized protein LOC123407095 isoform X1: MATAGCAGRWVPLALALLLAAVVALALIPQVALAASGGVMGGRSSSSSEPDDSSSSSKSYTFYDSSSHISIGAPSRRRAAKDDDDDGGSSEGVFRAVLVGLVSLVAAVWYYYERPSTTVVKLQVALLGWAKPFQKELNEIADRVQASNKRSYKFMLTETICSLSRHRDCCVFSSLSVNVKNGAETWEAHFDKLSIKERSKFDEETLYNLEGIKRTKEYSKKLDGSRNEYIVVTILVAAKGALKFPKITRPADLEAVVEKLNSIPAREIQGVHVLWTPQDENDVLSEEKLLADYPNLKPHNDY, translated from the exons ATGGCGACCGCCGGCTGTGCCGGCCGCTGGGTCCCGCTCGCCCTCGCCCTGCTACTCGCGGCCGTCGTCGCGCTCGCGCTCATCCCGCAGGTCGCCCTCGCCGCGTCCGGCGGCGTCATGGGCgggcgctcctcctcctcttccgagccCGACGATTCGTCGTCCTCCTCCAAGTCGTATACGTTCTACGACTCGTCGAGCCACATATCGATCGGCGCGCCGTCGCGTCGCCGCGCggccaaggacgacgacgacgacggcggcagcTCGGAGGGGGTGTTCCGGGCGGTGCTCGTCGGCCTCGTTTCGCTGGTCGCCGCCGTCTGGTACTACTACGAACGCCCCAGCACCACCGTGGTTAAGCTCCAG GTTGCCTTGCTCGGCTGGGCGAAACCGTTTCAGAAGGAACTGAACGAGATTGCAGACAGAGTACAGGCTTCCAACAAGCGTTCGTATAAATTCATGTTGACCG AGACCATATGTTCCTTGAGCCGTCACAGGGATTGCTGCGTATTTTCAAGCTTATCA GTTAATGTGAAAAATGGAGCGGAAACCTGGGAGGCACATTTCGATAAACTTTCTATCAAGGAGAGGAGCAAATTTGACGAAGAAACACTTTATAACTTGGAGGGAATCAAGCGGACGAAAGAGTACTCCAAAAAGTTGGATGGCTCCAGAAACGAATATATAGTG GTAACCATCCTAGTTGCTGCTAAGGGAGCACTGAAGTTCCCAAAAATCACAAGACCCGCAGATCTGGAAGCAGTAGTAGAAAAACTCAACTCTATACCTGCAAGAGAAATTCAG GGCGTTCATGTTTTatggactcctcaagatgagaatGACGTTCTTTCTGAAGAAAAGCTTCTAGCGGATTATCCTAATCTGAAGCCCCATAACGATTACTAG
- the LOC123407095 gene encoding uncharacterized protein LOC123407095 isoform X2: MATAGCAGRWVPLALALLLAAVVALALIPQVALAASGGVMGGRSSSSSEPDDSSSSSKSYTFYDSSSHISIGAPSRRRAAKDDDDDGGSSEGVFRAVLVGLVSLVAAVWYYYERPSTTVVKLQVALLGWAKPFQKELNEIADRVQASNKQTICSLSRHRDCCVFSSLSVNVKNGAETWEAHFDKLSIKERSKFDEETLYNLEGIKRTKEYSKKLDGSRNEYIVVTILVAAKGALKFPKITRPADLEAVVEKLNSIPAREIQGVHVLWTPQDENDVLSEEKLLADYPNLKPHNDY, encoded by the exons ATGGCGACCGCCGGCTGTGCCGGCCGCTGGGTCCCGCTCGCCCTCGCCCTGCTACTCGCGGCCGTCGTCGCGCTCGCGCTCATCCCGCAGGTCGCCCTCGCCGCGTCCGGCGGCGTCATGGGCgggcgctcctcctcctcttccgagccCGACGATTCGTCGTCCTCCTCCAAGTCGTATACGTTCTACGACTCGTCGAGCCACATATCGATCGGCGCGCCGTCGCGTCGCCGCGCggccaaggacgacgacgacgacggcggcagcTCGGAGGGGGTGTTCCGGGCGGTGCTCGTCGGCCTCGTTTCGCTGGTCGCCGCCGTCTGGTACTACTACGAACGCCCCAGCACCACCGTGGTTAAGCTCCAG GTTGCCTTGCTCGGCTGGGCGAAACCGTTTCAGAAGGAACTGAACGAGATTGCAGACAGAGTACAGGCTTCCAACAAGC AGACCATATGTTCCTTGAGCCGTCACAGGGATTGCTGCGTATTTTCAAGCTTATCA GTTAATGTGAAAAATGGAGCGGAAACCTGGGAGGCACATTTCGATAAACTTTCTATCAAGGAGAGGAGCAAATTTGACGAAGAAACACTTTATAACTTGGAGGGAATCAAGCGGACGAAAGAGTACTCCAAAAAGTTGGATGGCTCCAGAAACGAATATATAGTG GTAACCATCCTAGTTGCTGCTAAGGGAGCACTGAAGTTCCCAAAAATCACAAGACCCGCAGATCTGGAAGCAGTAGTAGAAAAACTCAACTCTATACCTGCAAGAGAAATTCAG GGCGTTCATGTTTTatggactcctcaagatgagaatGACGTTCTTTCTGAAGAAAAGCTTCTAGCGGATTATCCTAATCTGAAGCCCCATAACGATTACTAG